In Deltaproteobacteria bacterium, one genomic interval encodes:
- a CDS encoding transglutaminase domain-containing protein, with the protein MNIPEIPVRQIPYNMSRGMKGTKITLAHMALVMWKTSHSTRLARFARDVISRAKIREYDQLGEITALFSWVRRNVRYTRDPQNHEWLQTPLVTVLFGHGDCDCQAMLLGTLLMSIGYPVRIVIVGNAPDQFFHVFLAARYRKDGQDQWIDLDPTVADGLGLKRIFAARREFDVLEQGALKETSTAPAYGLGNFLGDLFAGPPKVISMKVGSKEIRVPWSVRDIPYVSDAEWDNWFRQLKETLTPEEILQVEAGFDRLEQAGALSNKSPELSGLWDKVKKGLKKVAAPLAVVAAPITGGASIAALAAYKGGKAMAGKKAAAPGRASKAPRTPKAPKARAEVKADTPDAIPAVKAEAGRNYLLMGGGLAAAGGLAYVATRDS; encoded by the coding sequence ATGAACATTCCTGAAATCCCGGTCCGGCAGATCCCCTACAACATGTCCCGGGGCATGAAGGGGACGAAGATCACGCTCGCGCACATGGCGCTGGTCATGTGGAAGACGAGCCATTCGACGCGGCTGGCGAGGTTCGCCCGCGACGTGATTTCGCGGGCGAAGATCAGGGAGTACGACCAGCTTGGCGAGATCACGGCGCTCTTCTCATGGGTCCGGCGGAACGTCCGGTATACCCGCGACCCCCAGAACCACGAATGGCTACAAACGCCGCTCGTCACGGTCCTGTTCGGACACGGGGACTGCGACTGCCAGGCGATGCTTCTGGGGACGCTGCTGATGAGCATTGGCTATCCAGTGCGTATCGTCATTGTCGGAAACGCGCCGGACCAGTTCTTTCACGTCTTTCTCGCCGCCCGTTACCGGAAGGACGGACAGGACCAGTGGATTGATCTTGATCCCACGGTGGCTGACGGACTTGGCCTCAAGCGCATCTTCGCCGCACGGCGGGAGTTCGACGTCCTGGAACAGGGTGCACTGAAGGAAACGAGCACAGCCCCAGCCTACGGCCTCGGGAACTTTCTCGGCGACCTGTTCGCCGGGCCGCCGAAGGTGATCTCGATGAAGGTAGGCTCAAAGGAAATCCGTGTGCCTTGGAGTGTCCGGGATATTCCGTATGTCTCGGACGCCGAATGGGACAACTGGTTCCGCCAGCTCAAGGAGACCCTGACTCCGGAGGAGATCCTCCAGGTCGAGGCAGGATTCGACCGGCTGGAGCAGGCAGGGGCGCTTTCGAATAAATCGCCTGAACTCTCCGGCCTCTGGGACAAGGTGAAAAAGGGGCTCAAGAAAGTGGCCGCCCCGCTGGCCGTCGTCGCCGCTCCCATCACCGGCGGCGCGTCGATCGCGGCCCTTGCAGCCTACAAGGGCGGGAAGGCGATGGCGGGGAAGAAGGCCGCCGCGCCCGGCCGGGCTTCCAAGGCGCCGCGCACGCCGAAGGCTCCCAAAGCCAGGGCGGAGGTCAAGGCCGACACCCCGGATGCCATTCCGGCCGTGAAGGCCGAAGCCGGCCGTAACTACCTCCTCATGGGCGGGGGGCTCGCCGCTGCCGGCGGCCTTGCGTACGTCGCCACCCGGGACTCCTGA
- a CDS encoding helix-turn-helix transcriptional regulator, producing the protein MKCAESIRTLRRRLGLSQKAVAIEADLRRQTLSGIESGRINPTKVEAGKIAKALSVHTREVLACLRNQRSRIWTSRKQLDRKKRR; encoded by the coding sequence ATGAAGTGTGCGGAGAGCATACGGACTTTGCGAAGGCGGCTGGGACTCTCCCAGAAGGCCGTGGCCATCGAGGCGGACTTAAGACGGCAGACGCTGTCTGGAATTGAATCCGGCCGGATCAACCCCACGAAGGTCGAAGCCGGAAAAATCGCAAAAGCTCTCTCCGTGCACACCCGTGAGGTGCTTGCATGTCTACGGAATCAGCGTTCCCGTATCTGGACCAGCCGGAAGCAGCTGGACCGGAAGAAGAGACGATAG